In a single window of the Coriobacteriia bacterium genome:
- a CDS encoding LytR C-terminal domain-containing protein — protein MSGSERPVASTEQAAERLRRAKVTVAPEVPSGYRSSRRGSKAAKSAKRARRAFRVREVVTGTVDWVHRGAWVGVRVAVVAAAGAAAVVLALFLLALGINATARWVAVVRAGDGAGSALSESARENVLVVAVEGDRARGFLALRAAEKEKRVFGLAIPDGAFMEVPGQGFERIGDSYHAGPEVSMAAVSNYLSVPFERYLVVDASVYEQVLQKQSVAGLLDASIRTDLTPEEADRFRRIADVTPTEDVLIVPLPVKPITLGDETYFEPRRAEVAELIESWWGVKLTGDDGPARVIVYNGSGVPGIAGHAARQLIRGGYRVVDTKNADRFGYAETLIIVQHPGEVDPEGVRKTLGVGKVVSQPSDQRIADVIVIIGKDYAPPQDG, from the coding sequence GTGAGCGGCTCCGAGCGGCCCGTCGCTTCCACGGAGCAGGCGGCGGAGCGCCTGCGGCGGGCGAAGGTGACGGTGGCCCCGGAGGTCCCGAGCGGGTACCGCTCGTCGCGGCGAGGCTCGAAAGCGGCGAAGAGCGCCAAGCGCGCCCGCAGGGCCTTCCGCGTGCGCGAGGTCGTGACCGGCACGGTCGACTGGGTGCACAGGGGCGCATGGGTCGGCGTGAGGGTCGCGGTCGTGGCGGCCGCGGGCGCCGCCGCCGTCGTGCTGGCGCTGTTCCTTCTCGCTCTGGGCATCAACGCGACGGCCCGATGGGTCGCGGTGGTACGTGCCGGCGACGGCGCCGGGAGCGCCCTGTCCGAGAGCGCGCGCGAGAACGTGCTCGTCGTCGCCGTCGAGGGAGACCGCGCCCGCGGCTTCCTGGCGCTGCGCGCGGCCGAGAAGGAGAAGCGCGTCTTCGGGCTGGCCATACCCGACGGGGCGTTCATGGAGGTCCCGGGCCAGGGGTTCGAGCGCATCGGGGACAGCTATCACGCGGGGCCCGAGGTCTCGATGGCGGCCGTCTCGAACTACCTCTCGGTCCCGTTCGAGCGCTACCTCGTCGTCGATGCCTCCGTCTACGAGCAGGTGCTGCAGAAGCAGAGCGTCGCGGGTCTGCTCGACGCGTCGATCAGGACGGACCTCACCCCCGAGGAGGCGGACCGGTTCCGGAGGATCGCGGACGTGACACCGACCGAGGACGTGCTGATCGTGCCGCTGCCCGTGAAGCCGATCACGCTCGGGGACGAGACGTACTTCGAGCCTCGGCGCGCGGAGGTGGCGGAGTTGATCGAGTCCTGGTGGGGTGTGAAGCTCACCGGGGACGACGGGCCGGCGCGCGTGATCGTGTACAACGGCTCGGGTGTGCCCGGTATCGCGGGCCACGCCGCGCGGCAGCTGATCCGCGGCGGCTACAGGGTCGTCGACACCAAGAACGCGGACCGGTTCGGCTACGCCGAGACGCTCATCATCGTGCAGCACCCGGGCGAGGTGGATCCGGAGGGCGTGCGCAAGACGCTCGGCGTGGGGAAGGTGGTCTCGCAGCCGTCCGATCAGCGCATCGCGGACGTGATCGTGATCATCGGGAAAGACTATGCGCCGCCGCAGGACGGGTAG